In Spinacia oleracea cultivar Varoflay chromosome 5, BTI_SOV_V1, whole genome shotgun sequence, a single window of DNA contains:
- the LOC110790224 gene encoding G-type lectin S-receptor-like serine/threonine-protein kinase SD2-5 gives MKLMYKLCLIILVLFMLIKLGCCKSDVSAGYTFSLAIPSDYSGDFNGKAYLMETDQMPLNFRTAMSVEAIDGRYACSLQVFLGNVKVWSSGHVSNFFTSDTCVLEFTKMGDLRLKGLNQEIGWRTGTSGQGVEKLQLLDSGNLVLVDAQERIKWQTFNFPTNILLLGQRLSVATHLTSFPTNNYSTSFFSFEIHHDKVALYLNSGRNNDNYYKYSYWEFHSSQTRNITYIELASKGLEFFDDKYENFTQILSPYQEPVRFLSLDNDTGNLGLYYYSPYKDKFEASFQVLNTTCDLPLACSSYGICTFSKTCSCIRLLIRDQDTTNDNCNEGLFTGNLCGKDEVGIMLELKDASSLLKNATSMTNSSKTGCANSCLNDCECAAALYSSRTRECMFFDVVRGVKQVNRGSGLSYLVKVPKGRTGKLKKSGLRKWVLILILIADGIVLFLVLGGLGYFIVWRRKKRLRDGNYSS, from the exons ATGAAGTTAATGTATAAATTGTGTTTGATAATCCTAGTACTTTTCATGTTGATAAAATTGGGATGCTGTAAGTCTGATGTTTCAGCTGGTTATACGTTCAGCTTAGCCATCCCTAGTGATTACAGTGGAGATTTCAATGGGAAAGCTTACTTAATGGAAACTGATCAAATGCCGCTGAATTTCCGGACTGCAATGAGTGTGGAGGCTATTGATGGGCGGTACGCTTGCTCGTTGCAGGTCTTCTTAGGTAATGTTAAGGTTTGGAGTTCAGGGCATGTTTCTAACTTCTTTACATCAGATACTTGTGTGCTCGAGTTTACTAAAATGGGAGATCTTCGCTTGAAAGGACTCAATCAAGAGATTGGTTGGCGAACTGGGACTTCTGGACAAGGTGTGGAG AAGTTGCAGTTGCTTGACAGTGGAAATTTAGTCCTGGTTGATGCACAAGAAAGAATAAAGTGGCAAACATTCAATTTCCCAACAAACATCTTACTGTTGGGGCAGAGACTAAGTGTAGCTACTCACCTGACCTCATTTCCTACTAACAACTACTCCACCTCATTCTTTTCATTTGAGATTCACCATGACAAGGTTGCTCTCTACTTGAATTCAGGTAGAAACAATGACAACTACTACAAGTACTCATACTGGGAATTCCATTCTTCCCAGACCAGAAACATCACCTACATCGAGCTAGCTTCCAAGGGTTTGGAGTTTTTCGATGACAAATACGAAAACTTCACACAAATTCTGTCGCCATACCAAGAACCAGTACGTTTTTTATCCCTGGATAATGACACAGGAAACCTTGGTCTGTACTACTACTCTCCCTACAAGGATAAGTTCGAGGCATCATTTCAAGTCCTAAATACTACTTGTGATCTTCCCCTTGCTTGTTCTTCATATGGGATTTGCACATTTTCTAAGACTTGTTCGTGTATAAGATTGTTAATAAGGGATCAAGATACTACAAACGACAATTGCAATGAAGGGCTTTTTACAGGAAATCTGTGTGGAAAAGATGAGGTAGGGATTATGCTTGAGTTAAAAGATGCAAGTAGTTTACTCAAAAATGCTACTTCAATGACTAATAGTAGCAAAACAGGATGCGCGAATTCTTGCTTAAATGACTGTGAATGTGCAGCTGCATTGTACTCATCGCGCACCAGAGAATGCATGTTCTTCGATGTGGTTCGAGGGGTTAAACAGGTTAATCGAGGAAGCGGGTTGAGTTATTTGGTTAAGGTTCCTAAGGGAAGAACTGGGAAACTTAAAAAGAGTGGTTTGAGAAAatgggttttgattttgatacTTATTGCTGATGGAATAGTTCTGTTTTTGGTACTTGGAGGTCTAGGATACTTCATTGTTTGGAGGAGGAAAAAGAGGTTGAGGGACGGAAATTATTCTTCGTGA